One window from the genome of Bdellovibrionales bacterium encodes:
- a CDS encoding LysR family transcriptional regulator — MELNYLRVFYEVAKAGKFSEAAIKMNISQSALSRSVALLEDNEGVTLFDRSKNGVVLTAKGHEVFLLCERLFQTEKEIENLCRGVQEKCEGPLRFAASDHVINDYLVTPMHKFRRQYPKVVPSIRSGTPDEIAQAILNTDSEFGLLFAKVNLPNIEYRILHPEIMALVCHPDIWKECKSSSNEKTLQKLIRSYGYISSLGALLSSRPSRVLMELFGEAPQVGLEINSQESQKRFCLAGEGVAYLSRFMVEKEIKRGELFEIPIENIHSFNLWLARPKGKQLSLTSRMFLRHLKPDLEF, encoded by the coding sequence ATGGAACTAAATTACCTCCGCGTGTTTTACGAAGTCGCGAAAGCCGGTAAATTTTCTGAAGCCGCGATAAAAATGAATATCAGTCAGTCGGCGTTGAGCCGCTCTGTTGCCTTGCTAGAAGACAATGAAGGGGTCACTCTCTTTGATCGTTCAAAGAACGGTGTTGTCCTCACAGCCAAGGGTCACGAGGTTTTTCTTCTCTGTGAGCGCCTCTTTCAAACTGAGAAAGAAATTGAAAATCTCTGCCGTGGAGTTCAGGAAAAATGCGAAGGCCCTCTGCGTTTCGCCGCTTCGGATCACGTGATCAATGACTATCTTGTCACTCCAATGCATAAGTTTCGCAGACAGTATCCGAAAGTAGTACCAAGTATTCGCTCGGGCACGCCGGATGAAATCGCGCAAGCAATTCTCAATACTGATAGTGAATTCGGCTTGCTGTTTGCGAAAGTGAATTTGCCGAATATTGAATATCGTATTTTGCACCCCGAAATCATGGCTCTGGTTTGCCACCCTGATATCTGGAAAGAGTGCAAATCCTCAAGCAATGAAAAGACTCTTCAGAAACTCATTCGTAGTTATGGTTATATCTCGTCTCTTGGGGCCCTCCTCTCAAGCCGTCCTTCACGCGTTCTAATGGAGCTGTTTGGCGAGGCTCCGCAAGTGGGTCTCGAGATCAATAGCCAAGAGTCGCAAAAGCGCTTCTGCCTCGCCGGAGAAGGGGTTGCATATCTTTCCCGCTTTATGGTCGAGAAAGAAATCAAGCGCGGTGAACTGTTTGAAATTCCGATTGAGAACATTCATTCATTTAATCTGTGGTTGGCTCGGCCGAAAGGAAAGCAGCTCAGTCTGACTTCGCGTATGTTTTTGAGACACTTAAAACCTGACCTCGAATTTTAG
- a CDS encoding MBL fold metallo-hydrolase yields MSLKISRILHAGYVLECEGSKIAFDTIFENPFSRNCYAFPSVRFDEAQIRELKFDAVFISHFHDDHCSFDSLNLLSREIPIYVFCVFDELFAWLRELGFKNVFSLNLNEPVRVGSIEVIPRRALDSNVDSLFQVKAGGMNILNVVDSWIDYDTLDLLVSEGPWDLVMWPFQTMRELEVLSPSRAEPAPATLPGEWIEQLQTLKPRFVIPSSCQFQMESWSWYNHAFFPVTYEQFAKEVQTALPETRVVRLNPSVSVSLDQKSLSAAESLSWVQPVGEQNLDYDYQVNLRAPPTAEIANHFPALSAAQTEAVLKYCRQGLIEKYRSLEEPENRYFNKARIWRLSIYDHRGQVYSFFYNVKKNSIAAMSEAPASELGWTTEIPIAKFFGALNEGESLTSMYVRINDTVFAPTTEKEIAEADLVEDPLVRCLFNGAFGSYQRAQLKRLLGK; encoded by the coding sequence ATGTCGCTGAAGATTTCACGAATTCTGCATGCCGGTTATGTCCTCGAGTGTGAGGGCTCCAAGATCGCCTTTGATACGATCTTCGAGAATCCATTCAGCCGCAACTGCTATGCCTTTCCGTCTGTGCGCTTTGATGAGGCGCAAATTCGTGAACTCAAATTCGATGCGGTTTTTATTTCGCACTTTCATGATGATCATTGTTCTTTCGATAGTTTGAATCTGCTTTCGCGCGAGATCCCGATTTATGTGTTCTGCGTTTTTGACGAGCTCTTTGCGTGGCTCCGGGAACTGGGATTTAAAAATGTCTTTTCTTTAAACCTCAATGAGCCGGTGAGAGTTGGTTCGATCGAAGTGATTCCGCGCCGAGCTCTTGATTCTAATGTCGATTCTTTATTTCAAGTGAAGGCCGGCGGAATGAATATTCTGAATGTCGTCGACTCGTGGATTGACTACGATACTTTGGATTTGCTCGTGAGTGAGGGGCCTTGGGATCTCGTGATGTGGCCGTTTCAAACGATGCGCGAATTGGAAGTGCTTTCACCGTCGCGAGCAGAGCCCGCGCCGGCGACTCTTCCTGGCGAATGGATAGAGCAATTGCAAACTCTGAAACCGCGCTTTGTGATTCCGAGTTCGTGTCAGTTTCAGATGGAATCTTGGTCTTGGTACAATCACGCGTTTTTTCCGGTGACCTACGAGCAGTTTGCAAAAGAAGTTCAAACGGCTTTGCCAGAAACTCGGGTCGTTCGCCTGAATCCCTCAGTGTCAGTGAGCTTAGATCAAAAGTCACTGAGCGCTGCTGAGTCTCTTTCGTGGGTTCAGCCTGTGGGCGAGCAAAATCTCGATTATGACTACCAAGTGAATTTGCGAGCGCCGCCCACTGCTGAGATTGCCAACCATTTTCCAGCTCTGAGTGCTGCGCAGACGGAAGCCGTTTTAAAGTATTGCCGTCAGGGTTTGATTGAAAAATACCGGTCTCTGGAAGAGCCTGAAAATCGTTACTTCAATAAAGCGCGCATCTGGCGGCTCTCTATCTATGATCATCGTGGGCAGGTATATTCATTTTTTTACAATGTAAAGAAGAACTCTATTGCAGCGATGTCGGAAGCTCCGGCAAGTGAGCTTGGATGGACCACCGAGATACCAATAGCGAAATTTTTCGGCGCGTTGAACGAAGGAGAGTCACTGACTTCGATGTATGTGCGGATCAATGACACCGTTTTTGCTCCGACGACTGAAAAAGAAATCGCCGAGGCAGATCTTGTCGAAGACCCGCTCGTCCGCTGCCTTTTTAACGGGGCCTTCGGCTCTTATCAGCGGGCTCAGTTAAAGCGTCTATTAGGAAAATAA
- a CDS encoding helix-turn-helix transcriptional regulator: MQDHLSQTFAALADPTRRAMLSQLSKGEASVSDLAKPFLKDMSLPAVTKHLKVLEKAGLITKSKDAQWRPCKLNSEGLKDVADWMEQYRVFWEESLDRLGDYLKTVTAKEKTKGKKNERKK; the protein is encoded by the coding sequence ATGCAAGACCACTTAAGCCAAACCTTTGCAGCCCTCGCAGATCCAACTCGTCGAGCGATGTTGTCTCAGCTTTCAAAAGGCGAAGCCAGTGTTTCTGATTTAGCAAAGCCCTTCTTGAAAGACATGAGTCTACCCGCGGTTACAAAACACCTCAAAGTTTTAGAAAAAGCGGGACTCATTACGAAATCCAAAGATGCACAATGGAGGCCCTGCAAGCTCAATAGCGAAGGCCTCAAAGATGTCGCGGATTGGATGGAGCAATATCGCGTATTCTGGGAAGAAAGTTTGGATCGCCTCGGAGATTATTTAAAAACCGTCACAGCTAAAGAAAAAACGAAAGGGAAGAAAAATGAGCGCAAAAAATAA
- a CDS encoding MGMT family protein translates to MDNSSPFSKKVIQFIQAVPMGKVATYGQIAKLAGKPQGSRGVSWILHSSSKAHNLPWQRILNSKGMISFPVGSAEFKKQKQLLLKEGIEFNEAHQIDLKKFQWNKKPTVKKPAKNKPKLFS, encoded by the coding sequence ATGGACAACAGCTCGCCTTTTTCAAAGAAAGTCATTCAGTTTATTCAAGCAGTTCCGATGGGAAAAGTCGCTACTTACGGGCAAATTGCCAAGCTTGCTGGAAAACCTCAGGGCTCTCGCGGAGTTTCGTGGATTCTGCACTCCTCGTCAAAAGCGCACAATCTACCATGGCAACGGATTCTGAATTCGAAAGGAATGATTTCATTTCCGGTGGGTTCGGCGGAGTTTAAAAAACAAAAGCAGCTGCTCCTCAAAGAGGGCATTGAGTTCAACGAAGCCCACCAAATTGATCTTAAAAAATTTCAGTGGAATAAAAAGCCCACCGTAAAGAAGCCCGCGAAGAACAAACCAAAGTTATTTTCCTAA
- a CDS encoding SRPBCC domain-containing protein, whose translation MSAKNNAHAFTLTRIYDAPVKAVWDAWTDPKQVAQWWGPRGFTITHHGKDLRAGGFWKYTMHGPDGVDYPNYTVYHEVEQYSRLVYDHGGTEDRPPLFRVTATFKELAKGKTELKMTMALPSAEALAETKKFIKAANGNSTWDRLAEFLDKESTGKEKFVINRTFDTPIATMFEVWTNPKHFAKWLAPTGFDMHFIRSDIKAGGSTFYYMSNADGMKMYGRAEYLEVKSPNRIVYTQQFSDENEGLTRHPMAPTWPATMLTVVTLAEEGPNQTRVTIEWEPTGNVTPEELDTFIKGRAGMTMGWTGSFDKLEEYLATV comes from the coding sequence ATGAGCGCAAAAAATAACGCCCACGCATTCACTCTCACACGTATTTATGATGCCCCGGTGAAAGCCGTGTGGGACGCTTGGACTGACCCAAAGCAGGTCGCACAATGGTGGGGCCCGCGCGGCTTCACAATCACTCATCACGGCAAAGATCTTCGTGCCGGCGGATTCTGGAAATACACCATGCACGGTCCGGATGGCGTGGATTACCCCAATTACACTGTCTATCACGAAGTAGAACAGTACTCTCGCTTGGTCTATGACCACGGCGGCACTGAAGATCGCCCTCCCCTTTTTAGAGTGACAGCGACTTTCAAAGAATTGGCTAAAGGTAAAACGGAGTTAAAGATGACCATGGCCCTGCCTTCTGCAGAAGCTTTGGCCGAGACGAAAAAGTTCATCAAAGCAGCCAATGGCAATTCCACTTGGGACCGTTTGGCGGAATTCCTGGACAAGGAATCCACGGGCAAAGAGAAGTTCGTTATCAACCGCACTTTCGATACGCCGATAGCAACGATGTTTGAGGTCTGGACGAATCCAAAGCACTTCGCAAAGTGGCTTGCACCAACGGGTTTTGATATGCACTTCATCCGCTCTGACATCAAGGCCGGCGGAAGCACGTTCTATTACATGAGTAATGCGGACGGCATGAAAATGTACGGCCGTGCGGAGTACCTTGAAGTCAAGAGCCCGAACCGCATCGTCTACACTCAGCAGTTCTCAGATGAGAATGAAGGGCTCACGCGCCACCCAATGGCACCAACATGGCCGGCAACAATGCTGACAGTGGTGACTTTGGCTGAAGAAGGCCCGAATCAAACCCGTGTAACCATCGAGTGGGAACCAACCGGCAATGTGACTCCAGAAGAACTCGATACTTTCATCAAGGGAAGAGCGGGCATGACAATGGGTTGGACCGGTTCTTTCGACAAACTCGAAGAATACCTCGCAACAGTATAA